ATCTTCAGGTGATTGCTTCAAAAGAAGACTTGGTTCAGCGGTTACCAGAATATCGTTTTGATGAGAGCTCTGAGTTTTACCTAGTAGGCAAAGGACCAGCAGATGGATTGGCCAAAACCCGAGCGGCTAAGCGTCCGAAAAAGAAAAAACCTGAAAACTATAGTGCTGAAGCAGTGCTGACCTATACTTCCATGTCAAAGTAATTGGTGGAGCCCTACCAGATCCGAGCTTCCCTAAAGTGATGTGCCTCAAGCAATGATATTAGCTGAACAAAGGAAACATCTGAGGGAATTGCCTAATTTTACTCCAAAGGAGTCGCACAAAAACTACCGGAGGCTTGGGTGCCTGAGCCAAAGGCCAGTGGAGGAGGTGCTCGGAAGGGGTCAATCGGGGCACTGAAGAGCAGGTCGAGGAACAGCAGACCAAACAGTCCAAGCAACAGCACACCGATGGTGTGGGAACGTTTGAGCGTCATCGACTTCCTCCGATCAGGTGGTTGCGCAGTCGTACTCCGATTATTGAGCCGGCAAAGGCCGCAGCAAACCAGACCCAACCATGCAGACTGCCGGTCGAGATGCCACTAAAGAAGGCTCCAACGTTACAGCCATAAGCCAGACGGGAGGCATAGCCCATCAGCAGGGCGGCTATTGCTCCAGCGATCCAAAGTCGAGTAGGCAGAGAAACCTGAGCGGCTAACGGCCCCTTCCAACGGGCAGCAATTCCAGCTCCCAACAATAAACCGAAGTCTGTCACCGAAGTGATGTCCAGCAGCAAGCTCTGAGTCAAGCGCTCAGCGTTGCTGGCAACGCTCCAGAAGGCAAAATTTGCCAACTCTATTCCTGACCAATGTGCCAGCTTGGCACCCCATAGTCCTAGACCATAGGCCACCCCCCAGGGCTGCCCAGCCACCAACAAATTGAGTACAGCCAGCCCCGCGAGGAAGCCAGCAGCCAATAAGAATTTACGTGGCAGAATACGATCGTTCGAAGGCATCCATTGACGGAACCACCAGGCGAGTCCTGCAAGCAATCCCAGGGTCAGGAGGATCGCGCCGAGTGTTCCTAGCCAATCACTCAGTGCTATCGGCTCCAGTTGTCCCAAGGCATGCCACTCCGGCAGATGCAAAGTACCAAGAAAACTCCCAGCGATGAAAAAAGGTAAGGCCCAGAGACCCATCAAGTTGCCGCTACCAGCGTTGACCAGGGTGCCAGAACCACAGCCCAGCACGACCTGCATTGCAGCTCCAAAGACAAAGGCCCCGAAGATCATCGCGA
This region of SAR324 cluster bacterium genomic DNA includes:
- a CDS encoding YeeE/YedE family protein, with the translated sequence MSSTTATTDGSANPAGQRRLRILLSFGMVLLILLLAIYAGIRQGILLAIGLGFGITLEGLGFGFAGPWRRAILERNTQGIQAQLLALGLATLPSLLLLDIAAGELTGATAPVGVAMIFGAFVFGAAMQVVLGCGSGTLVNAGSGNLMGLWALPFFIAGSFLGTLHLPEWHALGQLEPIALSDWLGTLGAILLTLGLLAGLAWWFRQWMPSNDRILPRKFLLAAGFLAGLAVLNLLVAGQPWGVAYGLGLWGAKLAHWSGIELANFAFWSVASNAERLTQSLLLDITSVTDFGLLLGAGIAARWKGPLAAQVSLPTRLWIAGAIAALLMGYASRLAYGCNVGAFFSGISTGSLHGWVWFAAAFAGSIIGVRLRNHLIGGSR